The Acetobacter oryzifermentans genomic interval CGAAGCTTCTTGTTGTCCATGATGATTTATCACCGCAGGATCTTTGCGATAAGCTTCGTTCTGTTGGCGTTGAAATTATTCAGTATGAAATGTATCCGATCACGCGCAAGGATATTTTCATTTGTAAAAATGGCGGGGAGGCATGATATGCAAAGCGCCATAAAGCCCAGAAGCGAAGGTATTGATCCTAAAATACATAAATATCTTATTGTAGTTCGGCTCCCACCACTGGGGGAGGGCTGTCCTCATAGGGCTGAATTGCATCAATACTTCGCTCCGGGGCCGTGTGGTGAATGGTTGGCCCTTGGTGCGGCAAAGAGGCAGGGTCTTGATGTTTTATCTATCCATGATCTGGGAGAAGATCATGGGAAAACTGATGACTTCATCAAGGGCCTAAAAGAAAAAGGGGTAATTCAGTAATGCGGCAGGAGACTGCACGGCCACGCTACATCATACCCCGTGCACAGGATAACGGGCCCACGCCTGAGCGGGCAGTTAAATCCGTTTTCACGCGTGGAAATCCGCCACGCGTGCTGACAACAGTGCAATCATTGCTCAATGCCGGGGATATCAGCCAGGACGACGCAAACGCAGGTGAGCGCTGGTATCGGGATTATATTTTTGCGTATGAGGGGATTGTTGAGTTTCCGGAAAATCACGTGTCGGACACAACCGTGAAGCATGATGCAGTTTCGTGGCATGTTACACGGGCTGTAGCGCTAGATCGGATTTTAGACGTGCGCGATGCCCTCGGTGAGCGCGCTAACCAGATTCTGCGGCTGATGCTGGTAGATGAACGGAGTTTTCGGCAGATAGGGGAGGTGTTTTTCCCGCGCCTGAACGCCACCGTGGCTCGTGGGAAAATGTCCGCACAATGCAGCATGCTGCTCCAGCAGCTTTCAGGATTTTATCAGATGCAAAAGCGGCGCAAAGAAAAGACTTGTACCCCGCATGCGGTTTCTGTATAAACCTAATCACGATGCAATAATTGTATTAACAGCCGCCACAGTGCGGCTTTTTCTTTGCCCGGACAAATGCAGATACTCCAGCGTGGCGACATCGTGCGTTTCAAGTGCCGTGATGCTCTATGTGTGGGTATTGTGTCTGGGCTGTCGCTACTTTGCGACATCATGCCCGCAACAGAAAATACATGGCATCGCGCAGACTTGCCGCTGTCTATGATGGAATGCGCGAATACGGGGCTTCGTCCTGATGTGCGTATCCGGTGTTGGCCACGGTTTGGTTTGATGCGTGGGGATGTGTCTGGGCGAGCCCCCAACGCTCTGTTGATTACAGTCGATGGACGCGTTCAGCGTGAAGCAATGTTGCGGCAGTTCGAAAACAGTTTCGGGGGCGGCCACTCTTAACGATGTAGCGCGCATCGCAATCCTGTTCTCTCTAACCGTTGGCTCCCGTGTAGTAGGTATTGGTCAACGGCATGGGTAAAACGTACCGCCTTAAATTAGCAGCGTTAAGACAGGAAGCGCATTTTCCATTCTGGAGTGTTGGATATGGCCGGACAAAAGGGGCCGGTTAAAAAACTGCCGGGGCGTCCTACGAAATACAGTGATGAACTTGGTGACGTGATCTGCGCGGCCATCTCGGAAGGGAAGAGTTTACGCTCTATCTGTGAGCAGGAAGACATGCCTTGCCGTCTCACTGTTTTTAGATGGCTACGCGAATACCAAGGGTTTTGTAACCAATACGCGCATGCACGCGAGGCTGCTGCCGATTGGTTTGCAGAAGAAATTATCGACATTGCAGATGAGGCGCGAGACAAGGAAGACGCGCCCGCTATCAAGGTTCGGGTTGATGCCCGTATCTGGGTAGCGTCCAAGCTGCGACCAAAGGTTTATGGGAACAGCTCTCGCCAAGAACTGAGTGGCCCAGACGGCGGCCCGATTGAAGTGAAGGGCGGCGGTGTTTCCGGTTTGCTCAACGCGGCATTAAAGGAAGATGGCTCTAACTCAGACTGATATTGCTGATTACCGCAAACTGCGCGGTATTTGGCGTACTGATCCTGTTTTATATGCCCGGCAGCGATTGGGGCTGAACCCGACCACGCAACAGCGTCAGTTGCTGGAAGCCATTGCTCCGCCCGGGGCCAAGGTGTCGGTGCGGGCTGGGCACGGCGTTGGTAAATCTGGCTCAACGTCTGCGGCTATCTGGTGGCATCTAGAGTGCTACGAATATTGTCGCATTCCGTGCACGGCTCCGACAGCATCGCAGCTTTACAACGTCCTTTGGGCAGAGCTTTCCAAATGGGGGCGGCGCTCTGAAGAGCGGGCGCGGGCAGATGGCCTGCCAGAAGAACTTTGGCTGGCAAATCTGTTTGACCGCAATCAGGACAGGATATCCGACAAAGGACAGCCCGCTGAGTGGTATGCTGTTGCTCGCACCAGTCGCCGGGAATCTCCTGACGCGTTGCAGGGCTTTCATGCCTCTGATGTGCAGATCACGGATGATAATAGGGCGGTAGAGCGCTCATCGTCCGGTGGCTCAATCATGTTCGTGATTGAAGAAGCCAGCGGCGTTCCTGACGAGATATTCGAGGTTGCGGAAGGTGCACTTTCTTCTCATGGCGCACGCCTGCTCATGGTTGGAAACCCAACGCGCAACACAGGCTTTTTTGCACGTTCCCAGAAGCAGGACAGGGCGCTTTACACAGCACTTCACTTTCGCTGCTCTGACAGCCCGTTGGTTGACCCCAGCTATCGCGCCAATTTGGTGCGTAAGTATGGGGAGGGTTCAAACGTTGTTCGCGTGCGTGCTGATGGGGATTTCCCCAAGCAGGACGACGATGTTCTGATTCCGCTGGAAACGGCAGAAGCTGCGCTTGCGCGTGAACCAGCGAACGGAAAATACGAGCGCAGGCTGGGTGTGGACGTTGCCCGCTTTGGTGACGACAGAACAACATTTGTCCTGCGCGAAGGCCCGCGCGTTGAGAAAATAGAAATTAGGGCCAAGCAGGATACGATGGCCACAGCCGGGATGGCGGCAGATTTCTTTCGCCGCTGGAAGGCTGACAGCATTTACGTTGATGTTGTTGGCGTGGGTGCTGGCGTCGCTGATCGGTTGCGTGAACAGAAGCTGCCGGTCGTAGATGTGAACGTGGCCTGCCGCGCACCTGATGAGGTTGTTGCGGAAGACGCCAAGCCCGCAAAACTGCGCGATTATCTCTGGCTGCAGGTGGCCGCATGGTTGCGCACTGGTGATGCCTCCATTCAGGCGGAAAGCAAGGATAACGCAGAGGATCTGGCCGCCGAGCTTTCAACGGTTCGGTATGGTTTGGACAGTTCCGGCAATCTGCTGGTGGAAAGCAAGGACGCCATGAAAAAGCGTGGCCTGCGTTCTCCCGATATTGCCGATGCTTTGGGGCTTACTTTTGCGCCAGGGCCTAAGAAGGCTTTTAACTTCAACTCCATACTGAACCGTATTTAATGCTCTCTCGTCTCCGCTCACTGTTCCGGCCATCAATAGAGCCGGACCCGCCGCGTGTGCGTGATGAGCCGCGCCTTGCGGTCAGTGAAAAGAAGAAGATGGATTGGGGCCGGGTTGCTCCGAGCGTTGGCGAGCCGCCATTGCGTGATGTGTTTAAGCCGTACACGCCGCCGCCGGGCGTGCAGGGCAACGGCCAATCTGCACTAGCCATGGATAGTGGCGCTGCGACCGGCTCTACCCTCATGAATTGGATTGGGGAAGCCATTTCCGAAGGCGTTGTTTTCCTTGGATACCCGCGCCTTGCTGAAATGGCGCAGCGGGCTGAATATCGCAATATGGTGGAAATCCTTGCCACGGAATCAACTCGTGAATGGATTGACTTCCAAGCGGTAGGCAAGGACGACAAAGGCCAGCGCATCGACCAGTTGCGCAATGAGTTCATCCGCCTGAAAGTGCGTGAGCGTTTTCGGGAAATGTCTGAAATGGACGGGTATTATGGGCTTGGTCTGCTATATGTGGATGTAGGTCAGGCGCGCACAAGCGATGTAGTTTCTACGCCATTACTACTGCGCCCTGAAACATTTAGGAGGGGCTCACTCAGGGAGTTGGTTGCTGTCGATCCAATATGGGCCGCCCCAAACCAATACAGCACATCAACGCCACTCGCCTCGGATTTTTACAAGCCGTCCACTTGGTGGGTGCAGGGGGCAAACGTGCATCACACGCGGCTGCTGCGGTTTGTGTCGCGTGATGTGCCAGACATCCTTAAGCCGACATATAACTTTGGTGGTCTTTCACTGGCTCAGATGGCCAAACCATATGTCGATAACTGGCTGCGCACTCGCCAGAGTGTTTCCGATCTGATCAACGCCTTTTCGATTGTGGCCCTGTCCACAAACATGGCGTCCTATCAGCAGGATCCGGAAGGGTTGCTTGCCCGGGTGGAAGCCTTCAACCGCTTTCGCTCTAATCGCGGAACGTTTTTGCTGGACAAGGACAGTGAGGAAATCCAGATCCTGAATGCTGCGTTGGCGGGGCTGGATAAGTTGCAGGCGCAAGCTCAGGAGCAGATGTGCTCAGTGGCTCAGACACCGCTTGTGAAGTTTACAGGTATTACGCCGAGCGGCCTGAATGCTTCTTCTGATGGTGAAATCCGGGTGTTTTACGACCGGGTGCACGCTTATCAGGAAAACACATTCCGAGATCCTCTCACAACAATCATGCATATGTGCATGTTGAACCTGTGGGGAGAAATAGACCCCGGCATTACGTTCGAGTTCAATACGCTATGGCAGGCGACCGATGAGGAAGCTGCGGCTATCGAAAAGACTAAGGCCGATATTGACGCCGAGTATATTGATCGGGGCGTAATCTCGAACAGTGAGGCGCGGGACAGGATCGCGGCTGACCCTGAGAGCATTTATCAAGGCGTGGTGGAACGAGGCAGCGAAGCGCCAGAAGTGCCTGATGAGGGCGATAATCTTTCATGAAGACACGTTTTATCGCTCAATCCGTAGAGCTGGATGGGCGTAAAAAGCGTGCGCCAAATGTGCGACCTGTCTTTTCCAATCAGGGTATTCGGGCGAAGTATCATGCCGTTCTGGTGCATCATATTTCCCGTATGCGGCAGGATGTTCTCAAGCGCGTTTTAGCTGCGTATGAGCAGTTTGACGCTCGGCAGGCGCAGGATGAAACACCATTAGAACGACTTAAGCGCACGTTCTCGAATATTCTGGAGCAGTGGCAGGAGCACTTTGACAGGCACGCTGAAGATCTAGCTTCCCAGTTTGTGCAGCAGGCTTCCGGGCACGCGACCAGAAGCGTTCGGAACAGCCTGCGCGATCTAGGCTTTACGGTGCAGTTTCAGGCAACGCCTGCCGTAAAGGAAGCGGTAAGCCGGGCGCTCACTGAAAACATTGGCCTGATTAAATCTATCCCGACTGAATGTCTGGGTGAGGTTCAGGGGCTGGTGGAAAAGTCTGCTTTGGCCGGGCGTGACCTTGGCACGCTCACCGATGAGATCAAGCGCCGGTTTGATGTTGCCGATAGCCGGGCGGCTCTGATTGCCAGAGACCAGAACAATAAAGTTTCGGCCAGCATAACGCGCAGACGGCAGCAGGATCTGGGTATCTCGGAAGGTATCTGGCTGCACTCTGGTGCAAGCAAGCATCCGCGCCCAGAACACGTAGCCGCCAATGGCAAGCGGTTCAATCTGGAAAAAGGGCTTTATCTCGACGGACATTGGACGATGCCCGGTGAAGATATCAATTGTGGATGCACGTGGCGGCCTATTTTACCGGGGTTTAACGATGGTTAATACAGACTGCGTGCAAATCGCACTGGATGCGATGCAGAGCATGCGTGAAAAATCACCAGAAGGGCACTTGCGGATTACGCAATGCGTTCTCTCCAGCGCATGCGTATGCCCGTACTATGGGCGCGAAATACCGGGCTGGCGTGAGTTAGGGCTTGAGCCGGAAACGATCTACCAGCTTTATCGCGACCCGACCGCACTGGCACAGGCCGCTGATACCATGCGCGGCAAGCCAGTTCTTTTCATGCACCAACCTGTTTCTGCCGGGGATCATCCCGCGGAGATTACAGTCGGTAGCGTGACGGATGCGCGGTTTGAAGATCCTGACCTCGTTGGCTCGCTCACGGTCTGGACGCAGGACGCTATCGACGCAATCGAAAGCGGAGAATTGAAGGCTGTATCAGCGGGGTATGCTTACAAGGCGATCCCGCAGGGTGGCGTGCTGAATGGCCAGCCCTACAGCCTGACGATGGTTGATATCGTGTTCAACCATCTCGCACTTGTCGCAACGCCGCGTGTTCCTCACGCAATCATTGGAGATGCGGCGCTTTCTTCCACGGAGAACACATTGTCACAGACAAATGGAGCGGCGCT includes:
- a CDS encoding terminase small subunit-like protein, with amino-acid sequence MAGQKGPVKKLPGRPTKYSDELGDVICAAISEGKSLRSICEQEDMPCRLTVFRWLREYQGFCNQYAHAREAAADWFAEEIIDIADEARDKEDAPAIKVRVDARIWVASKLRPKVYGNSSRQELSGPDGGPIEVKGGGVSGLLNAALKEDGSNSD
- a CDS encoding DUF1073 domain-containing protein, with product MLSRLRSLFRPSIEPDPPRVRDEPRLAVSEKKKMDWGRVAPSVGEPPLRDVFKPYTPPPGVQGNGQSALAMDSGAATGSTLMNWIGEAISEGVVFLGYPRLAEMAQRAEYRNMVEILATESTREWIDFQAVGKDDKGQRIDQLRNEFIRLKVRERFREMSEMDGYYGLGLLYVDVGQARTSDVVSTPLLLRPETFRRGSLRELVAVDPIWAAPNQYSTSTPLASDFYKPSTWWVQGANVHHTRLLRFVSRDVPDILKPTYNFGGLSLAQMAKPYVDNWLRTRQSVSDLINAFSIVALSTNMASYQQDPEGLLARVEAFNRFRSNRGTFLLDKDSEEIQILNAALAGLDKLQAQAQEQMCSVAQTPLVKFTGITPSGLNASSDGEIRVFYDRVHAYQENTFRDPLTTIMHMCMLNLWGEIDPGITFEFNTLWQATDEEAAAIEKTKADIDAEYIDRGVISNSEARDRIAADPESIYQGVVERGSEAPEVPDEGDNLS
- a CDS encoding phage head morphogenesis protein, which translates into the protein MKTRFIAQSVELDGRKKRAPNVRPVFSNQGIRAKYHAVLVHHISRMRQDVLKRVLAAYEQFDARQAQDETPLERLKRTFSNILEQWQEHFDRHAEDLASQFVQQASGHATRSVRNSLRDLGFTVQFQATPAVKEAVSRALTENIGLIKSIPTECLGEVQGLVEKSALAGRDLGTLTDEIKRRFDVADSRAALIARDQNNKVSASITRRRQQDLGISEGIWLHSGASKHPRPEHVAANGKRFNLEKGLYLDGHWTMPGEDINCGCTWRPILPGFNDG